One segment of Pontibacter akesuensis DNA contains the following:
- a CDS encoding UDP-glucose--hexose-1-phosphate uridylyltransferase, whose amino-acid sequence MAAFDLAEHPHRRYNPLSGEWVLVSPHRAKRPWQGQQEKVTKAERPQYDPTCYLCPSNERIGGERNPAYTSTYIFQNDFAALTEDTPEGGFRKGGLLKAESERGICKVLCFSPRHDLTLADMEVSDIRKVVDLWQREYAELGSLDYINHVQIFENKGAAMGCSNPHPHGQIWAQSTVPAAPAQETKQQQAYFQEHGRSLLQYYVALELEEKERLLYQNEHFVVLVPFWAVWPFETMILPKKHLQHIGQLGEDEKTAFADAIKQLTAMYDRLFDVSFPYSAGIHQSPTDGGNNEAWHWHMHFYPPLLRSATVKKFMVGYEMLGDPQRDITPETSAERLRSLL is encoded by the coding sequence ATGGCAGCATTTGATTTAGCAGAACATCCGCACCGCCGGTACAACCCATTAAGCGGCGAATGGGTGCTCGTGTCGCCGCACCGGGCCAAGCGGCCGTGGCAGGGGCAGCAGGAGAAAGTGACGAAGGCTGAGCGGCCACAGTATGACCCCACCTGTTACCTGTGTCCCTCCAACGAGCGGATCGGCGGGGAGCGTAACCCGGCTTATACGTCTACCTATATCTTTCAGAACGACTTTGCGGCTTTAACAGAAGACACACCCGAAGGCGGCTTTCGCAAGGGCGGCCTTTTGAAGGCCGAGAGTGAGCGCGGCATCTGCAAGGTGCTCTGCTTTTCGCCCCGCCACGACCTGACGCTGGCCGACATGGAAGTGAGCGACATCCGGAAAGTAGTGGATCTGTGGCAGCGGGAGTATGCGGAACTGGGCAGTTTGGACTACATCAACCACGTCCAGATTTTCGAGAACAAGGGCGCGGCCATGGGCTGCAGCAACCCGCACCCGCACGGCCAGATATGGGCCCAGAGCACGGTGCCAGCAGCCCCAGCCCAGGAAACAAAGCAACAGCAGGCATACTTTCAAGAGCACGGCCGCAGCCTGCTGCAGTATTACGTGGCGCTGGAACTGGAGGAGAAGGAGCGGCTGCTGTACCAGAACGAGCATTTTGTGGTGCTGGTGCCTTTTTGGGCGGTGTGGCCCTTCGAGACCATGATTCTGCCCAAAAAGCACCTGCAGCACATCGGGCAGTTGGGAGAGGATGAGAAGACTGCCTTTGCCGATGCCATCAAGCAGCTGACGGCCATGTACGACCGCTTGTTTGACGTTTCCTTCCCTTATTCAGCCGGCATTCACCAAAGCCCCACAGATGGTGGGAACAATGAAGCCTGGCACTGGCACATGCATTTCTACCCGCCGTTGCTGCGTTCGGCCACGGTGAAGAAGTTTATGGTGGGTTACGAAATGCTGGGCGATCCGCAGCGCGACATCACCCCGGAAACCAGTGCCGAGCGGCTTCGGAGCCTGCTGTAA
- a CDS encoding HAD family hydrolase gives MPSKTTAFLFDLNGTIIDDMAFHAKAWYHILAEDLGADLTFEEVKQEMYGKNAEVLVRIFGEDHFEKNEIEELSSKKENYYQTAYKPHLELINGLQDFLAQAAAANVKMAIASAAITDNIGFVIDNLNIRQYFDALVSADDVSTSKPDPETFLKAAEKLNTAPAACIVFEDAPKGVEAARNAGMRCVVITTAHPKEDFAQYDNVIGYIADYTDPYIKNFFQQP, from the coding sequence ATGCCATCTAAAACCACCGCTTTTCTCTTCGACCTGAACGGGACAATTATTGACGATATGGCCTTTCATGCCAAAGCCTGGTACCACATACTTGCCGAAGACCTGGGCGCAGACCTTACGTTTGAGGAAGTAAAGCAGGAAATGTACGGCAAGAATGCTGAGGTGCTGGTTCGCATATTCGGAGAAGATCATTTCGAGAAAAATGAAATTGAAGAACTGTCTTCTAAAAAAGAGAACTACTACCAAACAGCCTATAAGCCCCACCTGGAGCTAATCAACGGGCTGCAGGATTTCCTGGCCCAGGCAGCTGCCGCTAACGTTAAAATGGCCATTGCCTCTGCCGCCATCACCGACAACATCGGTTTTGTGATCGACAACCTGAATATCCGCCAGTACTTTGATGCCCTGGTTAGTGCCGATGATGTCTCCACCAGCAAGCCCGACCCGGAAACATTTCTGAAAGCCGCCGAGAAGCTAAACACAGCTCCAGCAGCTTGCATTGTGTTCGAGGATGCACCCAAAGGCGTAGAGGCAGCCCGGAACGCAGGTATGCGGTGTGTTGTGATCACCACGGCGCACCCCAAAGAGGACTTTGCCCAGTACGACAACGTGATCGGCTACATCGCCGATTATACGGACCCTTACATTAAGAACTTTTTTCAGCAGCCGTAA
- the araA gene encoding L-arabinose isomerase: MVDLKQFEIWFVTGSQHLYGEETLRQVAEHSQQIAQGLDQAGQVPVKVVFKPVVKTTEEIYRICQDANVAENCVGVVAWMHTFSPAKMWIGGLKILKKPLLHLHTQFNRDIPWSSIDMDFMNLNQSAHGDREFGFIVSRLRMNRKVVVGHWQDSDVLGQVGAWARVACGWHDWQGAKFARFGDNMRFVAVTEGDKVEAEMKFGFSVNTYGIGDLVKVINQVSDGEIDTLTKEYEERYAVVEKLRKGGEQYNSLREAAKIEIGLRAFLEDGNFKGFSDTFEDLHGMAQLPGIAAQRLMAQGYGFAGEGDWKTAALVRAMKVMGSGLEGGNAFMEDYTYHFDPKNQLVLGSHMLEIDESIASGKPSCEVHPLGIGGKQDPVRLVFNVVGGPALNASIIDMGNRFRLLVNEVEAVEPQEDLPNLPVARVLWKPYPDMKTGCAAWILAGGAHHTCYSQNLSSEQLQDFADIAGIESVVIDKDTKLRQLQNELRWSEVYYQINKTF; encoded by the coding sequence ATGGTAGACTTAAAGCAGTTCGAAATCTGGTTTGTGACAGGCAGCCAGCATTTATATGGCGAGGAAACGCTGCGCCAGGTAGCGGAGCACTCGCAGCAAATAGCACAGGGCCTTGACCAGGCGGGACAGGTACCGGTGAAGGTGGTGTTCAAGCCGGTGGTAAAAACAACAGAAGAGATCTACCGCATCTGCCAGGACGCAAACGTAGCCGAGAACTGCGTGGGCGTAGTAGCCTGGATGCACACTTTCTCTCCGGCAAAAATGTGGATCGGTGGACTGAAAATACTCAAGAAGCCACTGCTGCACCTGCACACCCAGTTTAACCGCGATATCCCGTGGAGCTCCATCGATATGGACTTCATGAACCTGAACCAAAGTGCGCACGGCGACCGTGAGTTCGGCTTTATCGTGTCGCGGCTGCGCATGAACCGCAAGGTGGTGGTGGGCCACTGGCAGGACAGCGATGTGCTGGGGCAGGTAGGTGCATGGGCACGCGTGGCCTGCGGCTGGCACGACTGGCAGGGAGCCAAGTTTGCCCGCTTCGGCGATAACATGCGCTTTGTAGCCGTAACCGAAGGCGACAAAGTAGAGGCTGAGATGAAGTTTGGCTTCTCCGTGAACACCTACGGCATCGGCGACCTGGTAAAAGTGATCAACCAGGTAAGCGATGGGGAAATAGACACGCTGACAAAGGAGTATGAGGAGCGCTACGCCGTGGTGGAAAAACTGCGCAAAGGCGGTGAACAGTACAACTCGCTGCGTGAGGCGGCTAAAATAGAGATCGGCCTGCGTGCGTTCCTGGAGGACGGCAACTTTAAAGGCTTCTCCGATACGTTCGAGGACCTGCACGGCATGGCGCAGTTGCCAGGTATAGCCGCCCAGCGCCTGATGGCACAGGGCTATGGCTTTGCCGGCGAAGGCGACTGGAAAACAGCTGCCCTGGTGCGTGCCATGAAAGTAATGGGAAGTGGCCTGGAAGGAGGAAACGCCTTTATGGAAGACTATACGTACCATTTCGATCCTAAAAACCAACTGGTACTGGGCTCGCACATGCTGGAGATTGATGAGTCTATCGCCAGTGGAAAACCTTCGTGCGAGGTGCATCCGTTAGGGATAGGAGGCAAGCAAGATCCGGTGCGCCTGGTGTTTAACGTAGTGGGCGGCCCGGCGCTGAACGCTTCTATCATCGACATGGGCAACCGCTTCAGACTGCTGGTGAACGAGGTAGAGGCAGTAGAGCCTCAGGAAGACCTGCCGAACCTGCCGGTGGCACGCGTGCTCTGGAAACCGTACCCGGATATGAAAACAGGCTGTGCTGCCTGGATATTGGCTGGCGGTGCGCACCATACCTGCTACAGCCAGAACCTGAGCTCAGAGCAGCTGCAGGACTTTGCTGACATCGCAGGCATTGAATCGGTGGTAATCGATAAGGACACGAAACTGCGCCAGCTGCAGAATGAGCTGCGTTGGAGCGAAGTATACTATCAGATAAATAAAACCTTTTAG
- a CDS encoding L-ribulose-5-phosphate 4-epimerase, producing the protein MSKYQDIRQSAYEANMELPKLGLVLFTFGNVSAADREQGVFAIKPSGVPYADLSPENMVIVDFDGNTVEGNMRPSSDTKTHAVLYKHWEKIGGIVHTHSTYATSWAQAQRDIPIYGTTHADHNTVDIPCAPPMSDEMIQGNYEYQTGFQIMDYLRDKGMSYEEVEMVLVGNHAPFTWGKTAAKAVYNSAVLEEVARMAFLTEQIRPDAPRLQDSLIKKHYERKHGPDSYYGQ; encoded by the coding sequence ATGAGCAAGTATCAGGACATAAGACAAAGTGCCTACGAGGCAAACATGGAGTTGCCCAAACTAGGGCTCGTATTATTTACATTCGGCAACGTGAGTGCCGCCGACCGGGAGCAGGGCGTCTTTGCCATTAAACCAAGCGGCGTTCCTTATGCAGACCTGTCGCCGGAAAACATGGTGATCGTTGATTTTGACGGCAATACCGTGGAAGGCAACATGCGTCCTTCTTCCGATACCAAAACCCATGCAGTGCTGTACAAGCACTGGGAGAAGATCGGCGGCATTGTGCATACCCACTCCACCTACGCCACCTCCTGGGCACAGGCACAGCGCGATATTCCCATCTACGGCACCACCCACGCCGACCATAACACTGTGGACATTCCGTGTGCCCCACCCATGAGCGATGAAATGATCCAGGGGAATTACGAATACCAGACAGGCTTCCAGATCATGGATTACCTGCGGGACAAAGGCATGAGCTACGAGGAGGTGGAGATGGTGCTGGTAGGCAACCATGCGCCCTTTACCTGGGGCAAAACGGCAGCCAAAGCCGTGTATAACAGCGCCGTGCTGGAGGAAGTGGCCCGCATGGCTTTTTTAACCGAGCAGATCCGGCCTGATGCGCCACGCTTGCAGGATTCGCTCATCAAAAAGCATTACGAGCGCAAGCACGGCCCTGACTCCTACTATGGGCAATAA
- a CDS encoding sodium:solute symporter family transporter: protein MTAGFSTLDYIVFVLYALIILSLGLWVSRTKKGVEKTSQEYFLADKSLTWWAVGASLIAANISAEHFIGTSGSGFAIGLAISAYEWMAAVALIIVAKFFLPVFIDKGIYTMPQFLNQRFNRGVSTAFAVFWLLVYVFVNLTSVSYLGALAMESIMGVPLQYGIIGLLLFSAIYSIYGGLEAVAWTDVVQVVFMVGGGLLTTYLALDAVGAGEGIFAGLANLYERAREHFTMVIPEGKIYVPDGSGGLKDAFIDLPGIAVIAGAMWATNLGYWGFNQYIIQKGLAAKSINEAKRGLLFAGYLKILMPIIVVIPGIAAYVLLNAHTPEELAAILGKSVGEIGTIAKSDQAYPWLLKNFVPSGIRGLAFAALAAAIVSSLASMVNSTATIFTMDIYNPYFKPNATSRQLVRVGRIVAIVSLGIAAIVAPQLSSLDQVFQYIQEYTGYIYPGVVAVFGMGLFWRQITANAALWTAIATIPAGIIFKVISPDMPFLLRMGYVFIILCVIASVISFAETGVKVKSPLPPESRQRKIAGFSYVFFVLGLITLIAGFIYTPEYSYYGIESLFFLAALFLMIGIILYTNAKMPLSDPKAIVSDPVLFNTGTPFNIGAAGIVLIIGLIYYFLWY, encoded by the coding sequence ATGACAGCCGGATTCTCGACACTAGACTATATCGTCTTCGTACTTTATGCCTTGATTATCCTCTCCCTTGGACTCTGGGTATCCAGAACCAAGAAAGGAGTAGAAAAAACATCACAGGAGTATTTTCTGGCTGACAAGTCCCTGACTTGGTGGGCGGTGGGCGCCTCCCTGATTGCCGCTAACATTTCTGCCGAGCACTTTATCGGCACCTCCGGTTCCGGTTTTGCCATCGGTCTCGCTATTTCGGCCTACGAGTGGATGGCCGCTGTGGCGCTGATCATTGTGGCGAAGTTCTTCCTGCCTGTGTTTATCGACAAGGGCATTTATACCATGCCACAGTTCCTTAACCAGCGTTTCAACAGGGGCGTAAGTACAGCCTTTGCTGTTTTCTGGCTGTTGGTGTACGTTTTCGTAAACCTTACCTCAGTGAGTTACCTGGGCGCACTCGCCATGGAGAGCATCATGGGCGTGCCGCTTCAGTACGGTATCATCGGCCTGCTGCTTTTCTCTGCGATCTATTCCATTTACGGTGGCCTTGAGGCTGTAGCCTGGACAGACGTGGTACAGGTGGTATTCATGGTAGGCGGTGGTCTTTTGACGACGTACCTGGCTTTGGATGCCGTAGGTGCTGGGGAGGGTATCTTCGCCGGTCTTGCTAACCTGTACGAAAGAGCCAGAGAGCACTTTACCATGGTTATCCCGGAGGGCAAAATTTATGTGCCGGATGGTTCAGGTGGGTTGAAAGATGCCTTTATAGACTTACCGGGTATCGCTGTTATCGCAGGTGCCATGTGGGCCACCAACCTGGGCTACTGGGGCTTTAACCAGTACATCATCCAGAAAGGTCTGGCTGCCAAAAGTATAAACGAAGCAAAAAGAGGACTTCTTTTCGCTGGATACCTCAAAATCTTAATGCCGATTATCGTGGTTATACCTGGTATTGCGGCTTACGTACTTCTTAACGCACACACCCCGGAAGAGCTTGCTGCCATACTTGGTAAATCAGTAGGGGAGATCGGCACTATTGCAAAATCTGACCAGGCCTACCCTTGGCTGTTGAAGAACTTTGTTCCATCCGGTATCCGTGGACTGGCTTTTGCCGCCCTGGCCGCAGCCATTGTTTCTTCCCTGGCCTCCATGGTGAACAGTACCGCCACCATCTTTACAATGGACATTTACAATCCATACTTCAAGCCGAACGCTACCAGCCGCCAGTTGGTGCGCGTGGGTCGAATTGTGGCCATTGTGTCGCTGGGAATCGCTGCTATTGTGGCTCCTCAGCTAAGCTCGCTTGATCAGGTGTTCCAGTATATTCAGGAGTACACCGGTTATATCTACCCAGGTGTGGTAGCCGTATTTGGAATGGGCCTTTTCTGGAGACAGATTACAGCAAACGCCGCGCTCTGGACAGCCATCGCGACTATTCCGGCAGGTATCATCTTCAAGGTAATTAGCCCAGACATGCCGTTCCTGCTCCGCATGGGTTATGTGTTCATCATCCTTTGCGTGATTGCCTCGGTTATCAGCTTTGCAGAGACAGGCGTAAAGGTTAAGTCACCGCTTCCGCCTGAGAGCAGACAGCGTAAGATTGCAGGGTTCTCCTATGTATTCTTTGTGTTGGGGCTCATCACGCTGATTGCCGGCTTTATCTACACGCCGGAATACAGCTACTACGGCATCGAGTCGCTCTTCTTCCTGGCGGCCTTGTTCCTGATGATCGGCATCATTTTGTACACCAACGCCAAGATGCCACTCTCTGATCCGAAGGCCATTGTGTCGGATCCGGTGCTCTTTAACACGGGCACGCCATTCAACATTGGCGCCGCGGGTATTGTGCTCATTATTGGATTGATTTACTACTTCCTGTGGTATTAA
- a CDS encoding NUDIX hydrolase, whose amino-acid sequence MLKYSGQTRMLVAVDCIIFGFDGDSYKLLLVQRGIAPEKRKWSLMGGFVQPNENLDEGAIRILKDLTGLDDVYMEQLHTFGDPRRDPVERTIAVAYVALINIQKYEKKISKEYNAEWFPLQAMPELIFDHGKMVEMAKDRLRYKASLHPLLFELLPEKFTLPQVHALYEGLYETIFDKRNFNRKLLSTNLFIKQTDKEKESSKKGAFFYKLDRSKYASNLQAFLKFIPNPEEYLLS is encoded by the coding sequence ATGTTGAAATATTCAGGACAGACACGGATGCTTGTAGCCGTGGACTGCATCATATTCGGTTTTGATGGTGATAGCTACAAGCTTCTGCTCGTACAGCGCGGCATTGCGCCTGAAAAGCGGAAGTGGAGCCTGATGGGAGGCTTTGTGCAGCCTAACGAGAACCTGGATGAGGGGGCTATCAGGATATTGAAGGATCTTACCGGGCTCGATGATGTATACATGGAGCAGCTGCACACTTTCGGAGATCCCAGGCGTGACCCCGTGGAGCGCACGATCGCCGTGGCGTACGTTGCGCTGATCAACATCCAGAAGTATGAGAAGAAGATAAGCAAAGAGTACAATGCAGAGTGGTTTCCGCTGCAGGCCATGCCGGAGCTTATCTTTGACCACGGCAAAATGGTGGAAATGGCAAAGGACAGGCTCCGCTACAAGGCTTCGCTGCACCCGCTGCTGTTCGAGCTTTTGCCTGAGAAATTTACCCTGCCCCAGGTGCACGCACTTTACGAAGGGCTTTACGAAACGATATTCGACAAGCGCAACTTTAACCGAAAACTGCTCTCAACCAACCTTTTCATCAAGCAGACCGACAAGGAAAAAGAGAGCTCCAAGAAGGGAGCCTTCTTCTATAAGCTTGACCGCAGCAAGTATGCCAGTAACCTGCAGGCCTTCTTGAAGTTTATTCCAAACCCCGAGGAGTACCTGCTTTCCTGA
- a CDS encoding ribulokinase, with product MKDIAYVIGVDYGTDSVRSVLVNALNGEEISSSVYYYPRWQKGLHCIPSENQFRQHPLDYVEGLENTIKECISKAGADVAAQIKGISIDTTGSTPIAVDRAGTPLGLLPEFSENPNAMFVLWKDHTAIGEAAEINEHATKFDTNYLKYVGGIYSSEWFWAKLLHVLRVDEQVRNACFSWVEHCDWIPFLLIGGNDVMQLKRSVCAAGHKSLWAAEFGGLPPNNFFSSLDPLLDGFTDRLFKDAYPSDQAAGNLSQEWADRLGLGTDVVVGVGAFDAHMGAVGGQIEPYHLSKVMGTSTCDMLVAPIAEVEDKLVGGICGQVPGSVIPAMMGLEAGQSAFGDTYAWFKRLLIWPLEQLLSQSTVISAETAEALLQEVSDRIIPELTKQAEQLPLTESDAFAIDWFNGRRTPDANQLLKGAILGLGLGSDAPRVFRALVEATCFGAKSIVDRFEEQGVPVKGLIGLGGVARKSPFIMQMMADVMNMPIRIHKSEQTCAIGAAMFAATVAGVYDKVEEAMEAMGQGFDAEYFPDSTRTALYARRYEQYKVHGKAIENLVPPAKLQVTDKQEEVVR from the coding sequence GTGAAAGATATAGCTTATGTGATAGGGGTTGATTACGGAACTGACTCTGTCCGCTCCGTGCTGGTAAACGCCCTCAACGGAGAGGAGATATCCTCGTCTGTATATTATTACCCACGCTGGCAAAAGGGACTGCACTGCATCCCGAGCGAAAACCAGTTCAGGCAACACCCGCTGGATTATGTGGAAGGCCTGGAAAACACCATCAAAGAATGCATCAGCAAAGCTGGTGCAGACGTGGCTGCCCAGATCAAAGGCATCTCCATCGACACGACGGGATCTACGCCCATTGCCGTGGACAGAGCCGGAACGCCACTGGGCCTGTTGCCTGAGTTTAGCGAAAACCCTAATGCCATGTTTGTGCTCTGGAAAGACCACACGGCCATTGGCGAAGCAGCGGAAATAAACGAACACGCCACAAAATTCGATACCAACTACCTCAAGTATGTGGGCGGTATCTACTCCTCTGAATGGTTCTGGGCAAAGTTGCTGCACGTGCTCCGGGTAGATGAGCAGGTGCGCAATGCCTGCTTCTCGTGGGTAGAGCACTGTGATTGGATCCCGTTTCTGCTTATTGGCGGAAACGACGTGATGCAACTGAAGCGCAGCGTTTGCGCGGCCGGACACAAATCACTTTGGGCCGCCGAGTTCGGAGGCCTTCCCCCGAATAACTTCTTTTCTTCCCTCGATCCGCTGCTGGATGGTTTCACAGACCGCCTTTTCAAAGATGCGTACCCGTCTGATCAGGCAGCTGGCAACTTAAGCCAGGAGTGGGCCGACCGCCTGGGGCTTGGCACTGACGTGGTAGTGGGCGTAGGAGCCTTTGATGCGCACATGGGCGCCGTTGGCGGGCAGATAGAGCCCTACCACCTGAGCAAGGTAATGGGTACCTCCACCTGCGACATGCTGGTGGCGCCTATTGCCGAGGTAGAGGACAAGCTGGTAGGAGGCATCTGTGGCCAGGTACCTGGTTCTGTTATTCCTGCCATGATGGGCCTGGAAGCCGGGCAATCCGCTTTCGGCGACACGTATGCCTGGTTTAAAAGACTGCTGATCTGGCCGCTGGAGCAACTGCTTTCTCAATCTACAGTTATTTCAGCGGAAACGGCTGAGGCGCTGTTGCAGGAAGTATCGGACAGAATCATACCTGAGCTGACAAAGCAGGCGGAGCAACTGCCGCTCACAGAAAGCGATGCCTTTGCCATCGACTGGTTTAACGGCCGTCGCACACCGGATGCCAACCAGCTGTTGAAGGGAGCCATACTTGGGCTGGGCCTGGGCAGCGATGCCCCACGGGTGTTCCGTGCGCTGGTAGAGGCCACTTGTTTTGGGGCAAAGAGCATTGTGGATCGCTTCGAGGAGCAGGGCGTGCCGGTAAAAGGACTAATCGGTCTGGGAGGCGTGGCCCGTAAATCACCGTTCATCATGCAGATGATGGCTGATGTGATGAACATGCCGATCCGCATCCACAAGTCGGAGCAGACCTGCGCGATTGGAGCGGCGATGTTTGCTGCCACCGTGGCCGGCGTGTATGACAAAGTAGAGGAGGCCATGGAGGCGATGGGGCAGGGCTTTGATGCCGAATACTTCCCGGACAGCACACGCACCGCCCTGTATGCCCGCCGCTACGAGCAGTATAAAGTGCACGGCAAGGCAATTGAAAACCTGGTGCCGCCTGCCAAACTGCAGGTAACAGACAAGCAGGAAGAAGTGGTAAGATAA
- a CDS encoding arabinan endo-1,5-alpha-L-arabinosidase, whose amino-acid sequence MKYRKLVVLCLGMFLAINLQAQSPNQEQPLRKDIIVHDPVMIKQDDTYYLFSTGNGIAMWSSKDMENWKFERPVFDAPPQWAVEAIPGFKGHIWAPDISYHDGKYYLYYSVSAFGKNTSAIGLATSPTLDASDPNYKWTDHGKIIQSYPGKTNWNAIDPNLITDKKGTPYLSFGSFWNGLPIVKLTKDRMQIAEKPENLQIIASRKKDLSAPNPPSVDNNPVDAGGNAIEAPFIFRKGNYYYLFASIDYCCKGVNSTYKMIVGRSKKLKGPYLDKEGKSLQTGGGTILLTGDSNWHGVGHNAVETFDGKDYIIFHGYDAQDEGKPKLRIEELRWTEKGWPEVMTKE is encoded by the coding sequence ATGAAGTATAGAAAACTAGTGGTGCTTTGCCTGGGCATGTTCCTGGCAATCAACCTGCAGGCTCAGTCTCCGAACCAGGAGCAGCCCTTACGCAAAGATATCATTGTGCATGACCCGGTCATGATCAAGCAGGACGATACCTACTACCTCTTCAGCACGGGAAACGGAATCGCGATGTGGTCCTCGAAGGACATGGAGAACTGGAAGTTTGAGCGGCCGGTGTTCGATGCGCCGCCGCAGTGGGCGGTAGAGGCGATTCCGGGCTTCAAGGGCCACATCTGGGCACCGGACATCAGCTACCACGACGGCAAGTATTACCTCTACTACTCGGTGTCGGCGTTTGGCAAGAATACATCGGCCATCGGTTTGGCCACCAGCCCCACGCTGGATGCGTCTGACCCGAACTACAAGTGGACGGACCATGGCAAGATCATTCAGTCCTACCCGGGCAAAACCAACTGGAACGCCATCGACCCGAACCTGATCACGGATAAGAAAGGAACGCCGTACCTCTCCTTCGGGTCTTTCTGGAACGGGCTGCCCATCGTGAAGCTCACCAAAGACCGGATGCAGATCGCCGAGAAACCGGAGAACCTGCAGATTATTGCCAGCCGCAAGAAAGACCTTTCAGCGCCCAATCCGCCTTCTGTTGACAACAACCCGGTAGACGCGGGCGGCAACGCCATCGAAGCGCCTTTCATCTTCCGCAAGGGCAACTACTACTACCTTTTTGCCTCGATCGATTACTGCTGCAAAGGCGTGAACAGCACTTATAAGATGATTGTGGGACGGTCTAAAAAGCTAAAAGGCCCTTACCTGGATAAAGAAGGGAAGTCGCTGCAAACAGGCGGCGGCACCATCCTGCTCACCGGCGACAGCAACTGGCACGGCGTGGGACACAACGCGGTGGAAACATTCGACGGCAAAGACTACATCATTTTCCATGGCTATGATGCCCAGGACGAGGGTAAGCCAAAGCTGCGGATCGAGGAGCTCCGCTGGACTGAAAAAGGTTGGCCCGAGGTGATGACGAAGGAGTAA
- a CDS encoding galactokinase has protein sequence MKTLEETIHQKFKSMFQAEPILVRSPGRVNLIGEHTDYNEGFVLPAAINKEIYFAIAFNNSDRLRFHSHDMEENAEFELNAISKTNIGWANYLLGVVKQFQQANLQVKGFDLVFGGNIPIGAGLSSSAAVECGLAFALDHLHGFGLERLTMVKMAQKAEHEFAGVLCGIMDQFASMFGRQQHAVKLDCRSLAYEYFPVDMHDYRIVLCDTQVKHSLASSEYNTRRKECETGVALLQQHYPEVQSLRDTTVAMLEQHQAEFDTVVYKRCKYIVLENARVEEACRHLQRGEMQAFGQNMYASHAGLQHDYEVSCPELDFLVAEAKKQEGVLGARMMGGGFGGCTINLVRLQEIDAFIAQQQQAYQRQFGVNLKTYLAEIVDGSSLVAQPETKKA, from the coding sequence ATGAAGACTTTGGAAGAGACGATTCATCAGAAGTTCAAAAGCATGTTCCAGGCAGAGCCCATCCTCGTGCGTTCACCGGGGCGTGTCAACCTGATTGGGGAGCACACGGATTACAACGAGGGATTTGTGCTTCCGGCAGCGATCAACAAGGAAATATACTTTGCCATTGCCTTCAACAATTCGGACAGGCTCCGCTTTCACTCCCACGACATGGAGGAAAACGCGGAGTTTGAATTGAATGCTATCAGCAAAACCAACATTGGCTGGGCAAATTACCTGTTGGGTGTAGTGAAGCAGTTCCAGCAGGCGAACCTGCAGGTGAAGGGCTTTGACCTGGTGTTTGGCGGGAACATTCCGATCGGGGCGGGGCTGTCCTCGTCTGCGGCGGTGGAATGCGGCCTGGCCTTTGCACTCGACCACCTGCACGGTTTTGGGCTGGAGCGGCTCACGATGGTAAAGATGGCGCAGAAGGCCGAGCACGAGTTTGCGGGCGTACTATGCGGCATCATGGACCAGTTTGCCAGTATGTTTGGCAGGCAGCAACATGCCGTAAAGTTGGATTGCCGCTCCCTGGCCTATGAGTATTTTCCGGTGGATATGCATGACTACCGCATCGTGCTGTGTGATACCCAGGTAAAGCACTCACTGGCTTCATCTGAATACAATACGCGTCGGAAAGAATGTGAGACGGGGGTAGCGCTGCTGCAGCAGCATTACCCGGAGGTGCAAAGCCTGCGGGATACCACTGTAGCGATGCTGGAGCAGCACCAGGCGGAGTTTGATACGGTGGTGTACAAGCGCTGCAAGTATATCGTGCTGGAAAATGCGCGGGTGGAGGAGGCGTGCCGGCACCTGCAGCGCGGCGAGATGCAGGCCTTTGGCCAGAACATGTATGCCTCGCATGCGGGGCTGCAGCACGACTATGAGGTGAGCTGCCCCGAGCTGGACTTCCTGGTGGCAGAGGCAAAGAAGCAGGAAGGGGTGCTGGGTGCCCGCATGATGGGCGGCGGCTTCGGGGGGTGCACGATTAACTTGGTGCGGCTCCAGGAGATTGATGCTTTTATAGCACAGCAGCAGCAGGCTTACCAGCGCCAGTTCGGCGTTAACCTTAAAACGTATCTGGCAGAAATAGTAGACGGCTCCAGCCTGGTGGCGCAGCCCGAGACAAAGAAAGCATAG